The Theropithecus gelada isolate Dixy chromosome X, Tgel_1.0, whole genome shotgun sequence genome includes a window with the following:
- the FOXR2 gene encoding forkhead box protein R2 yields the protein MDLKLKDCEFWYSLHGQVPGLLDWDMGNELFLPCTTDQCPLAEQILAKYKVRVMKPPEMPQKRRPSPDEDGPHCEPNLWMWVDPNILCPLGSQEAPKPSEKEDLTSISPFPQPPLKDEESNCSEDKVVESLPSSSSEQSLLQKQDIYSPSEFELTEEEAEEQEDNSLLSPERKCFQSQKLRQINSQVKSWQRPPLNCSHLISLALRNSPHCGLSVQEIYSFTRQHFPFFWTAPDGWKSTIHYNLCFLDSFEKMPDSLKDEDNARPHSCLWKLTKEGHRRFWEGTRALASAQRERIQECMSQPALLTSLFHL from the coding sequence ATGGACTTAAAACTAAAAGATTGTGAATTTTGGTACAGTCTCCATGGCCAGGTCCCAGGGCTGCTGGACTGGGACATGGGGAATGAGTTATTTCTGCCTTGTACCACAGACCAGTGCCCTTTAGCTGAGCAGATCCTTGCCAAATACAAAGTACGAGTAATGAAGCCCCCAGAGATGCCTCAGAAGAGGAGACCCAGTCCTGATGAAGATGGTCCTCACTGTGAACCCAATCTGTGGATGTGGGTGGACCCCAATATCTTGTGCCCCCTTGGCAGCCAGGAGGCCCCAAAGCCCAGTGAAAAAGAGGATCTGACAAGCATTTCTCCTTTCCCTCAGCCCCCATTAAAAGATGAAGAGTCTAACTGCTCAGAGGACAAAGTGGTAGAGTCTCTGCCATCTTCCTCCAGTGAGCAGTCTCTTTTACAGAAGCAGGATATCTATTCCCCCAGTGAGTTTGAGCTCACAGaagaggaggctgaggaacaagagGACAACTCCCTCCTGTCCCCTGAAAGGAAGTGCTTCCAGAGTCAGAAGCTACGGCAAATCAACAGCCAAGTGAAGTCCTGGCAACGGCCCCCTCTCAATTGTAGCCACCTTATTTCCCTAGCATTAAGAAACAGCCCCCACTGTGGCCTCAGTGTGCAGGAGATCTACAGTTTCACCCGACAGCATTTCCCCTTTTTCTGGACAGCTCCAGATGGCTGGAAGAGCACCATTCATtacaatctctgcttcctggacaGCTTTGAGAAGATGCCAGACAGCCTTAAGGATGAAGATAATGCAAGACCTCACTCTTGCCTTTGGAAGCTCACTAAGGAGGGGCACCGCCGCTTTTGGGAGGGGACTCGTGCCTTAGCCTCTGCTCAAAGGGAGAGAATCCAAGAGTGCATGAGTCAGCCAGCGTTGTTGACCTCTCTCTTTCATCTTTGA